The sequence acttatgtaaaagatagggactattttgaatttttcattaagttagggattaatatgcaacaggggtacaaagtcagggactaaattgtctatttactcattttgttatcatcaaatgacgtggaATCATGCATGTCCACgtgtcatgccacgtcatcctttagtgtcacgtggcactaaaattgacctcactaacggcgttactttaaaatttaacggaaggactattttgcaacacttatgcaaagatagggactattttgaatttaatattaagttagggattaatattcaaaataggtacaatctcagggactaaattgcctattcactcaaaagaaaaattacatcCAAAACATTGCTAACGTCCTTGATAGAATTTTACATAGCAAGGTTTTGTTACATTTCCATACTGCCAGGTTTTGACTTCCACGATCATATGAAATTCTCTCATTTTTAGAACAAATTATGAATTGCAGTCTCATCCGATGCTGGCATTTGAGGAGAGGTCAAGATTATGTAGATGTCTTAATTACAATAAACTAAGCTTTGAAGTGTGTAAGGATCTTGCAAAGAACCCGAGAATACCTCCAATGATTGCAATGCAGGCTCTTATTTCTCAACAAACCAACATTCCATCAAGTGACTTAATCATTGAGGAAAGTGAAATCATGAACCCTTCCCAAATCATTTTGCACTATGACAAGACAGATAGCTTCTTGGAAGAGAAACAAGATATGAGACAACCTTGAGAGAATGGAACGGAGAGTGAAGGAATTGGAGATATTGTGCAAGGAAATGAAGGTTCAGATGTCAAGGTTTCACTGGCCATAATGTCTTAATCTTTTATGCAAGCCTAGAATGTGTGCTTCTCATTAATAGTCTATTAATATCCAAAATACATTGATATTTCTTTGATTGTAAAAAGAGGTCATTCTCTTACCATGGGAACTTCCTTCATACACAAACATTGTGATACAAGTTTGGATCCTCATACACAATTTCACATTACAATATTCAGCGGTTAAAGTAATCTATGATCTATTGGAATTACCTCTGGCTGTACATAATTAATGTCACAGTTGTGACAAACTTGTACTTAAGCGTTATAAATATCACTCAATATTATCTGGTAGACACTTTTTATATACTctgttagtttaattttaacacACCCAACACCTTTTCCAAGGCTCAAGACCAACACTTATTTTACCCTCGTCGACACAAAAATTTAGTGGGCTTGAGGAACCTTTGAAGGCATGGTTTGATCAGCATGCATaggcaaaataaattatagttataaaaaattatcctttaaatttctaatcaatttcacatttttatcctttaaagTATATTCCACTTTTcataattcaacatccaacaGAGTGAGAGAGATGTAAAAGATAACCTCTCATTTCAAAAGtaaatttcaaaagttttctgTAATGAAATGATGGCCCAGTAGTTTGATGAATCATGTCTGCAACACTGCAACACCAAGGACACTGAAAAGAAGTGTGCGACACTGCATACAAGTGGGTTAAAAAAGTATGATACAACAAAGCTACTGTAACATTGAAACTTGCTGCTTATGAAAAGTAAgggaaaaattgaatttcagaatttaaattctgaaactgttaaaaaaatgacctttgaaaaaacatttgtcaaaaaattagaaattgtgcaattagggaaaaaaatgtttgaaaaaagCAACGCCCAATTAGTTTTCCGAATTAAATTTGAGAGTGGGTTTTGTCCTGATATGATTGGACATTAAACATAGACATATCTCTCATCAGGGATTCAAATCTTGGTTTATCACTATGGGAAACTAATCCCTTCAGATAGACCCAACATCTCTTGATACAATAGTTCATTATCGACAAGATAAATATTTGAGTTACAAAAATAGCAATGATGCTAGGGACATAATCCCACCAGCAAAAACCAACTATACTAGTCCCGTGAGAGACTAACCAACCTATCTGCACAAGTGTTTCCATCATAAGGGTTAGATATGATGCTGTCTGGTGGAATCACTTTGTTTATTCACTACCAccaatcttctttttttattcctaactACTTTCCTTAATCACATTTCTCATCGAAGGGTTAAATTTATAgcatcaaagagaaagaaaaaaagaaggacaATAAATAAGCATgtcaaaatcatatatttaacaTCCAACAAAATGGGTGTCAATTAATTTGTTGACCCTTTAATGCAGAAGCTGTTAGCTGTCAGGCAGTTCAACAAAATGCAAATGACTCAATTTGTTCCCCTCATGTACAACCAAGGATGTAAATAATGATTTCGCATACAAATTACAAAACAGCTAATAACCATGGCTAAATAGCACCATAGGTTTACATCAGTTCCTTTCCCATGATACAATTACCAATAATCCAAAACCAAATGAATGGTAAATAAGCTCAATCCATTGCCAATTGGTTtcctatcttttttctttttctggcaATGGAAATGTTTAGTTTATTACAACAGGAGTGCAAATTTTcctacaaacaaaataaaattatcgaGAGAAGATCAAACATGGATGAAAAACTCTGGAAAGACCTGAGATAGTGTGATATCAGTTATTCTGCAGCTCCTCAATTGCATGTAGCACCCAAAAAAATTTCAGCTAAGATTTCCATTCAAAAATGTCAACAACTCCAGACTTGTGCACTGAGTTGGCAATCTTGAATGGGGTCAATAATTTGCTGCCTTGAATTGGtaataaataaactaatcaACTTTTATACTCGACTTTCTGTACTTCAGATCATAAATCTAACTGAAAAATATGTGCATTTTAAGAACCAAAattgaacaagaaaaaaaggtCTAGTATAAGATGTAGAGCTCAAATGTGTATTGGATATTTTATTCATctttaatgaaactaaattacaGGAATCATCAAAAAAGAAGCTCTGGCTCTTGTAGCTAAACAGTGATCAGTAGGTCATCCTAACACTAAAACTGCAATTTGGTGCTTATTGTGTGGTTTCTTTAGATAtggtttataaatattttactcaTGTAGACAGACAGATCAAGTATATTGTCACATTAAGACAAGAAAAGATCAAAGCTTTTGCtttacaaaatacaaatattatgaTGCAATCAAGTTTCCAACCAAAACAAACCCTTCTGAAAATTGAAATGTACACTAACAAGTAAAATTACTCTGTGATCGtgagtaaaaaaaacaacacagtATGTGATTCTTGATTAGAAACTTTACCCTTCATGATTTCTTTGCtttctttatttccttttttcaaTATGTTCAAACTATGGCTATTTATGTGGCAACGTGTTTAACAAAACACATGGAAGGATGATTGTATAATTTCAATAAAGGAATACATGAAACAAGTTCAGTTATCCAATAGCTTACCTCAGATTTATTGGGGAATATACTACTTGCAAGTTCCTCATTCATGGAAACAGGAAAAGGGGGCATTTGGCTCATTATGCCAGGCATCGTTCTCATTCTGCACAAACTTAATGAGCAAACTTCAAAAGGCAATACACATCAAATTAAGCTCTAAACAAAATGGATTTggattatattaataatgaacttatttataatattcacaTCACATACTCATTAAGAACGGTATTAATATTGCGCCTTGTCTGACAAAAGAGTTCAATGTTATCCTGAAACTGTTTATAAAAGAACATGATCATTATCACAGCTTGGAGGCCAAACAAACactattttatatatgaataataTGATGAGAACATGAATATGCACTGAAAGAACTTACATCATTAAATGTTTAGAGCACAGCTTGGAAATGAAGTATGAATTTATTTACCAACAAATTGTTAATCAAATCAGATTATCAATAACTATGAAACATTTAATGTTTTCCCCCAGTACCTTATCATATTGCTGTTGTAATGCAAGTTACAACTATTTTGTCCAAGGTTCAGATGGTTTGACCCCTTACACAAAGTGAATGTTGAATCACTCTTTCAGATCAGAATGCAGAATAAGGTTATCTAAATGGAAAAATGAGTCTAAAGACAGTAACTGATGCAATATGTGTGCACAATAATCAGAGGCAAACTATGAAATTCACAAAAAGCATCAGAGTATTTCCATTCATTAAGAAGTATTACAACATCATTTTAAAAGGCTTATAAATCATCTTTTGCAACAGTATTTAGGAATGTACAAACAAAtaccaataaaaattaaagttgagATATTCACCTTCAATGTAGATAAATTGGCAGAAATTTGACTAAATGCTTGAGCATTTTGCTCCAAAAGTTGCCTCATAGGACCAGAAATTCCTGACAGTAAAAAATGCAGGGGGGAAAAAGAAGGTAAATGACACAAAAAAAGGACACTAGTGTCATTGTCACAAAGAAAGACAATAAAATCTAGGAAGGGAGTGAGATTGAGTATATAAAGTGACAAGAGTTAGgggaataagaagaaaaatagaatcgATAAGCAGAGTAATTCATCTAACTGTAACAGAATTTTAACTAGAATGATTTACACCCATTCCTACCCAAAAGATGTGGCTATAGTTACATTTACAGTTTTTATACTTAATATTGATGTATTTGTATTTCATAAACTTTTGTGGCTCAAATTTAAACAGCCTCAATGTGCAATtgaaattactttaaaagttttaattgcaaaaaaaagaaaaatattactgaatagagctaaaaaaaatatgtagtctagaaaaataaattagtagaaagaaagaaaacaagaaaaaatgaaagaaatccCCCCAAAATGGGTTGCCATAGACAAAGATGCATAGGAAACCACTAGGTATGCAAAAAGATGAAAAAGTAGAaacattttatcaaaaaaactGGCATTGTTTTCTATCCACAAATACCAAATGCTGACAAGTGACAAACGGAGCACAATACCACTGAATAGGAAAAAAAGTTCGACCAAATATTTAGtcgtttttattttagaaacacATCATGATTTTTCAATAATTCCAATATATAATTATGGACTAAAGTAGAATTAATAACAATTagggaaaaatattatattctaaggaaaaaaaaaaggatgcaTACAAGTTAATATCTGGTAGTAGAACCAGATTTCATTAGGAGGGTTTATAGGGCAAGCACCTGTCAATCAAGGGATATAATTCTAAAATGCAAAACCCACAAGAtaacttctttcttcttcatcaaaCATTTTGTTGGAGAAAAACCTGCTTTCTTCATAGTCAGAAACCTGCATAAGTGCATAGTTTCTTCCTCCTTAGTTGAAAAACATTAGGTTATTCTTACTCTCTCCTTACCACTTCAGAAAAGCTATATATGTCCAATCTAATCACACATACTTTAGGGGGAAATTACCATTCAAGTAGGTTCTCCTCCAACTTTTGATTTAATATACAATTTGGTCCATGAAAGCGACATGTTAAACTTTGGTCCCTAAAAGTGCATATCTATATAAACTGATCGCAAAAAGTGTCAATTTTCTACCAAGTTTACCCTCCAAAGTTGTCAACTTGTAAACAATTTCAGCCTCAAGACTTTGTATAGATAAAAACTCTCAAAGAACAAACTTCAAAGAGACACAAGTTGCCACTTTCAAGGACCAAATTGTATATTAACTACCAACTATGTTATCAGCACTTCTTCTATAATAGAATGTAGAGTATATGATGAGTCAAATAGCAGAGGAAGGCAATGTACCAATCCTCCTAAAAAATCGAACACAAAAGGGGAATAACACACTAGTAGAAAATGTGCAGATCAATTTGTATGCAATTTCTTGCATCCTAATATTTCAGTATCTTATGCCATCTTTTTCATGTTTTCAGTAATTCGGCAAGCTTGAAatgataaagtaaaaaaatatcacaaaatgcACCAAACATATTCCTCTGCAGAGATTTGTTTACtgcttataaaatataaatagattCTCATACTGCCAGacaaacaatttaaattaaagttttgaAACTTGTTAAGCATGTAAAAACAATTTCTAAGCTTCAAGCTAATAGCTTAAACTTTTGGGAAAGTATTCTTTGACATTGTATTCTATGACCAAGTACTTAAGAATTTGTTTCCTTCAACCCCCATtcttcataattaaattaaattttatcaaacaataGAGTGGCTCATGCATTGTTGATGCTTCAAGCACAAAGGGATCTCACATGAAAGTGCATGTTAAACCTATAAAACCAGTTTTGGGCTTCCTCCTAATAGTTTATGCTTTTAGTTCATCCTTGACCAAACTGAATGGGAACTTCAAAATCAGAGATATTGGTGTTGCACTTGCAATGATGAGAACTTATGATATACTTACCATCTTGCCAGAGTATCCCTTGACTTTTGTTCATATGGTTTGATATAAGAGAATATGTGGTCATGCTTGGGGTTGGAGTTGACTGAAAATATTGCTTTGAAGATGACTTCACTAGCTTATCCTGAAGAAGCATGACTTTAGAATAACAGTTCATCAATCAACACTAAATCCTAAAGACATTAATTGATTCAATGTTATACAAACAGGAGTCCAGTCTATGGTTTGCAACATAATAACTTGAAAGTTATCACCAAGATCCGAGGAAGCATTTGCTGAGCATAATttttagcctttttttttaaaactctgtATGGCATTCCTATTGATATTTGCTTAGGATTCTATAGAGTCTTCTCCAATGGAGGTGCATGAATAGTTTTCTATGCTGTTTCTTTGAGTAAATATACCTTgtaacattttttcctcttccaATCAACTCTTCCTTTATCAAAATGgatggagagagagaaagagactcTACTTATTGCTATAAATCAATACTCaactaaaattacaaacaaGCAACCTCAtagaattttcttttcaatcagtAAAAATTACCCaagtatatattcaaaattataagtaaattcgtaaatataatttaaaaatctacTTAAAACATCAAGTAAATATTTCAGTGATAATTACTCAAGATTGACTAGATTATTCTTCAAGAAAgctaaaatataagaaacataatataaatacaTCAGCTTCCTAAATTTCACATACCTTCCTATTGTTAACCATCTTTACCATGGGTTCTTCTGGCTTCCTTCGCTTCCTCTGCAAAATGGTTTAAACTGTATTTTAAGTTCCTATATAtagattttaatataatatttacataAGTACCCACATAAAGTattgttaaaagaaaaagagctTACAGTCATCCATGTACACCTCAAAGCAACATCACGAACAGTTTTATCATGCAATGTAGAAGCAATTTTGATATACTTCATGAAACTTGGCTCATCGTCATATCTAGCCATGATAgaggaaggaaaaaagaaagaaaacacgaGTTATGCAatacaaactataaaaaaagaaagaccaTATGAGCACAAGCATGTAAATATACTGTGTCACAATAGCACAAACATTCTAATCTAAGCACTTCTAAACGAAGAGAAAAGCATAAGACTAACTAAATGTaaacaagagaaaagaaaatgaaaaaaatgcagTATTTGAAGCAGGAATTGAGAAATTAATTCTGGACATCATATCAGAAATTATATAAGGAAAGCATGCAgtttcagaaaacaaaataggTGGCTAGCAGACAATCTGTCTTATTTCTTAATAAGACTCTTAAATTTTGCTGATCTAAGATCTGAAATGTGAACAGTGACCCCACAATTCCCCTTGTTCACATGACAGATAAGCTATGACTTGCAGGATTGTCAACAGTTGACTTATTGTATTTGAAGCATTCTCTAAATTAAGGttcaaaatagaaacaaaatagaGTACACATTGCAGGCATATAAAGTTGGTtcttgaaaatagaaaagaaactacTGTCACAGAAAATATGGGATATGATTGTGCTTGTGCCttcaaaatagaaacaaaataaatattattaatgaaatagAACATAGCTTCAGAGATAAAAAGTTGTGAAGATACAGAAAGAAAAGCAACGTGTTCATGCCCCTAAGCCTGTTATGGGATATGATTGTGCATCTGCcttctatttggtgttctacaATAGTCTAAGGAGAATGGCTCCTTCTGATAAGCACAGAGATGAGGCATTATAGCTGTATTCCTTGAGTTTTTTCACTTTCCTAGTTGTATCTagtgttttctttcctttacaGTTTCTTGTCCTTCTTCTAGTTCTGTTTCTCCTTTCcctcaaataatttttctttttcctcaaaACCAGAAGTTCATTGAACATAATGCCATCTTTCTTAAACAAATTTGTAATGCagtaaaaaagataaacaagaatcatatacactttgaCTATAAAATACTTTTACACGGACATCTTATAAGAATTTACCTTATTGTTACATCGTATTAATGGATAAGAATTAACCTTATTACGATATTATCACatcttattaataaataatgaataGGTAAAATTATCAAATCTTATTAGATGTCTATGTAAAAATGTTTTACATTGACGGTGCACATAAATTAAACCCTAATAATCCCCCCAAGTGACAtttttaacaaaactaacaaactaacattttccgattaaaaaaaaagtattaacaaCAAACTACTTACTTTGCAAGGCCCTCCTCCAATTTGCACTGCTCATCAACAGACCACTCAGCAGCCAACCTTTCTTCATTCCTCAGTCCAGGGGCTGAATCAAGAGGCAGAGAAGAACCAGATGCATTGCCAGGTTGACTTGTGACAGGTTCATAGACATTGTTATTGACGCTTGAATTCCCAGAATACATCATCATCGTCATCCCAGAGGTGTTACTATTCAACCCAAAATAATTCCCCATTGGAACCATCTCAGGTAGGCTACTAACAGCACCATGCCAGTTCAAAGCAGAACCCATATCATCACAGTGAAAACCAGTGTTTGACCCTGCAGCCATCACTACTTCTTTTCCCTAATGATTTGTTTCTAGAAGCATTTTTTTCCATCAAACAAAGCATGCACCAATTCACTGGCCATTATTATCCAATGCCAAAACCATCCAAATTTCTTGGAGGAAAAGAAAACCCAGAGAGAATCAGATCCCCAACCACAcagccaaaaaaaataaaactttgctCAGCTCAACTACAAGACACGCAAACCAACCCACCAAGCATTactgataaaaatttaaactttggcTAAGAAACGGTGAGGGCAAGGTGCAAGACAAGTCCTGAAGCCTCAACAAACAAAACCCAAATCAGTGTGTACGTGGGGAGAGAGAAGGAAACTTTATTGGTACAACAAAAGTTAGCAACTTTTGGTGCACacttggtggtggtggtacCTTTTCTCAGAGGAAATGTGTGTAGACACTGTTGAAGTTGTTGTGGCTGCAGTGGTGGCAGTGCCACTACCAAACCAAGTTGGCATTTGCTATGTTACAACAGATTCTGACTTTCTCTCTCTaggaaggagagagagagaagagtttGAGCTCCAACCAACAAGGAAGCAGAGAAA comes from Glycine soja cultivar W05 chromosome 20, ASM419377v2, whole genome shotgun sequence and encodes:
- the LOC114403597 gene encoding uncharacterized protein LOC114403597 isoform X1; amino-acid sequence: MAAGSNTGFHCDDMGSALNWHGAVSSLPEMVPMGNYFGLNSNTSGMTMMMYSGNSSVNNNVYEPVTSQPGNASGSSLPLDSAPGLRNEERLAAEWSVDEQCKLEEGLAKYDDEPSFMKYIKIASTLHDKTVRDVALRCTWMTRKRRKPEEPMVKMVNNRKDKLVKSSSKQYFQSTPTPSMTTYSLISNHMNKSQGILWQDGISGPMRQLLEQNAQAFSQISANLSTLKFQDNIELFCQTRRNINTVLNDLCRMRTMPGIMSQMPPFPVSMNEELASSIFPNKSEAANY
- the LOC114403597 gene encoding uncharacterized protein LOC114403597 isoform X2, with the translated sequence MAAGSNTGFHCDDMGSALNWHGAVSSLPEMVPMGNYFGLNSNTSGMTMMMYSGNSSVNNNVYEPVTSQPGNASGSSLPLDSAPGLRNEERLAAEWSVDEQCKLEEGLAKYDDEPSFMKYIKIASTLHDKTVRDVALRCTWMTRKRRKPEEPMVKMVNNRKDKLVKSSSKQYFQSTPTPSMTTYSLISNHMNKSQGILWQDGISGPMRQLLEQNAQAFSQISANLSTLKFQDNIELFCQTRRNINTVLNEMRTMPGIMSQMPPFPVSMNEELASSIFPNKSEAANY